The Salvelinus namaycush isolate Seneca chromosome 1, SaNama_1.0, whole genome shotgun sequence genome has a window encoding:
- the LOC120049015 gene encoding serum amyloid A-5 protein-like produces MKLLLAGLVLTLIVGAQAQWYHFPGEAVQGAKDMWRAYDDMKDANWKNSDKYFHARGNYDAARRGPGGRWAATVISDGRERVQGSSGRGHEDSAADQEANRWGRNGGDPNRYRPNGLPRKY; encoded by the exons ATGAAGCTGCTTCTAGCTGGACTTGTTCTGACCCTTATTGTGGGGGCTCAAGCTCAGTGGTACCACTTCCCTGGTGAAGCTGTTCAAG GTGCTAAAGACATGTGGCGTGCATATGACGACATGAAGGACGCCAACTGGAAAAACTCAGACAAGTACTTTCACGCTCGGGGCAACTATGATGCTGCCAGGAGAGGACCAGGGGGCAGGTGGGCAGCAACAGTCATCAG TGATGGCCGGGAGAGGGTTCAGGGTTCCAGTGGTCGAGGACACGAGGACTCAGCAGCTGACCAGGAGGCTAACCGCTGGGGACGTAATGGAGGGGACCCCAACCGCTACAGACCCAATGGACTCCCAAGGAAATACTGA
- the LOC120048991 gene encoding mitochondrial glutamate carrier 1-like isoform X2: protein MADKQISLPAKLINGGIAGLIGVTCVFPIDLAKTRLQNQQNGSRLYTSMSDCLIKTIQSEGYFGMYRGAAVNLTLVTPEKAIKLAANDFFRQHLSKDGQKLTLLREMLAGCGAGTCQVIITTPMEMLKIQLQDAGRIEAQRKLMSQAAVGAPGGPVELRSHTAMQLTRET, encoded by the exons ATGGCTGACAAGCAGATCAG tttACCTGCCAAATTGATCAATGGGGGAATTGCTGGACTGATTGGTGTGACATGTGTATTTCCTATTGACCTAGCCAAGACCCGTCTCCAGAACCAGCAAAATGGTTCCCGTCTCTACACCAGCAT GTCAGATTGCCTTATCAAGACCATCCAATCAGAGGGGTACTTTGGCATGTACAGAG GTGCTGCTGTGAACCTGACTCTGGTCACTCCAGAGAAGGCCATCAAACTAGCTGCCAATGACTTCTTTAGACAGCACCTGTCCAAGGATGG tcagAAGCTCACCCTGCTGAGGGAGATGCTGGCGGGTTGTGGTGCTGGTACATGTCAG GTCATCATCACCACTCCCATGGAGATGCTAAAGATCCAGTTACAGGATGCAGGGCGGATAG AGGCTCAGAGGAAGCTGATGTCCCAGGCTGCAGTTGGGGCCCCTGGGGGCC
- the LOC120048991 gene encoding mitochondrial glutamate carrier 1-like isoform X1, with translation MADKQISLPAKLINGGIAGLIGVTCVFPIDLAKTRLQNQQNGSRLYTSMYAQSWSDCLIKTIQSEGYFGMYRGAAVNLTLVTPEKAIKLAANDFFRQHLSKDGQKLTLLREMLAGCGAGTCQVIITTPMEMLKIQLQDAGRIEAQRKLMSQAAVGAPGGPVELRSHTAMQLTRET, from the exons ATGGCTGACAAGCAGATCAG tttACCTGCCAAATTGATCAATGGGGGAATTGCTGGACTGATTGGTGTGACATGTGTATTTCCTATTGACCTAGCCAAGACCCGTCTCCAGAACCAGCAAAATGGTTCCCGTCTCTACACCAGCATGTATGCACAAAGCTG GTCAGATTGCCTTATCAAGACCATCCAATCAGAGGGGTACTTTGGCATGTACAGAG GTGCTGCTGTGAACCTGACTCTGGTCACTCCAGAGAAGGCCATCAAACTAGCTGCCAATGACTTCTTTAGACAGCACCTGTCCAAGGATGG tcagAAGCTCACCCTGCTGAGGGAGATGCTGGCGGGTTGTGGTGCTGGTACATGTCAG GTCATCATCACCACTCCCATGGAGATGCTAAAGATCCAGTTACAGGATGCAGGGCGGATAG AGGCTCAGAGGAAGCTGATGTCCCAGGCTGCAGTTGGGGCCCCTGGGGGCC